In the Macadamia integrifolia cultivar HAES 741 unplaced genomic scaffold, SCU_Mint_v3 scaffold2916, whole genome shotgun sequence genome, one interval contains:
- the LOC122067459 gene encoding HVA22-like protein a: MGSGSFLKVVAKNFDVLAGPLVTLAYPLYASIRAIETKSRIDDQQWLTYWVLYSMITLFELTFAKVIEWLPFWSYAKLIVSCWLVLPYFGGAAYVYEHFVRPFFVNPQTVNIWYIPRKKDFFSKPDDILTAAEKYIEQNGTEAFEKLVNRTDKGVASRSSNFMIFDGDDDYRY; this comes from the exons ATGGGATCTGGGAGTTTTCTCAAGGTGGTGGCGAAGAACTTTGATGTTCTTGCTGG GCCTTTGGTTACTCTGGCTTACCCTCT ATATGCTTCAATTAGAGCAATTGAGACCAAATCTCGTATAGATGATCAGCAATGGCTCACATATTGGGTTCTCTATTCCATGATCACCCTCTTCGAGCTCACCTTTGCTAAAGTTATTGAGTG GCTCCCTTTTTGGTCTTACGCGAAACTGATTGTCAGCTGCTGGTTGGTTTTGCCTTACTTCGGTGGGGCTGCATATGTATATGAGCATTTCGTTAGACCTTTCTTCGTGAACCCACAAACAGTAAATATCTGGTACATCCCACGGAAGAAGGATTTTTTCAGTAAGCCAGATGACATTCTGACAGCTGCGGAGAAATACATTGAACAGAATGGGACAGAAGCATTTGAGAAGCTCGTTAATAGG ACTGATAAAGGGGTGGCATCCAGGAGTAGCAATTTCATGATCtttgatggtgatgatgacTATAGGTACTGA
- the LOC122067458 gene encoding transcription factor bHLH47, whose protein sequence is MVADPPVPMAKEANAVADKPIGRSTPNKRNNGKVPKKIHKAEREKLKRDHLNELFLELGNALESVRQNSGKASVLDEATRFLRDLLAQVECLKRENAALLSESHYVTVEKNELRDENSVLEAEIEKLRTELWDRAQVNPTWDAAPAQLQHKNIGSHLSEDCLALPVMDPTLQQSSVVGPVFVIPLHEPHGYPEPETTHAPSKPSSHVSKPHARYPTPSDMWPSRLLVKLPTSEDNLLRQSEQ, encoded by the exons ATGGTTGCAGATCCTCCTGTTCCAATGGCTAAGGAAGCCAATGCAGTAGCGGATAAACCGATTGGCAG GTCTACCCCCAACAAAAGGAACAATGGAAAAGTTCCAAAGAAAATCCACAAGGCTGAGAGAGAGAAGCTTAAACGTGACCATTTGAATGAGCTTTTCCTTGAGTTGGGCAATGCACTTG AATCAGTTCGTCAGAATAGTGGCAAGGCGTCTGTATTGGATGAGGCTACCCGGTTCCTCCGTGATCTGCTTGCGCAGGTTGAATGTCTCAAAAGGGAAAATGCAGCACTTTTATCTGAATCTCACTAT GTGACCGTTGAGAAGAATGAGCTCAGAGATGAGAATTCTGTCCTCGAAGCAGAGATTGAGAAGCTGCGGACTGAACTATGGGATAGGGCTCAGGTAAATCCTACTTGGGATGCTGCTCCAGCTCAATTGCAGCACAAGAACATAGGATCACACTTGTCAGAGGACTGCCTCGCATTGCCCGTCATGGATCCCACATTGCAGCAGTCATCGGTCGTCGGTCCAGTCTTTGTAATTCCACTTCATGAGCCTCATGGTTATCCAGAGCCTGAAACTACTCATGCGCCATCAAAGCCTTCCTCACATGTGAGCAAGCCGCATGCTCGTTACCCAACCCCATCAGATATGTGGCCATCACGACTCCTTGTTAAACTGCCAACTTCTGAGGATAACTTGCTTAGACAATCTGAGCAATAG